The following DNA comes from Verrucomicrobiia bacterium.
TTTTCTTTATATATTCTCTAGTAATAGTAGTAGGGGCCTGTGGAAAAGGGGATAACGTAATAAAAGCCTTGGTGAAAGCCGTGAATCGCTACAATTCAGCTGTGCATAAGGCGGTGTATAGAAATGGGGAAATGGGGAAATGTGTGATAGCCTTTACGTGTAGTTGGGGAAAAGCCCATTTCATCCCCATGGTTTCCCCACAGTTCTCCCCAATTTGTCCAATCGAGAAACTGATGTTATCCCCAAGTAATCCACAGGTTTTCCACAGGGCCACGACATGAAATTCACTTGTTCACGCGAAGACTTAGATAAGTACCTCCAGCATGTAGGGAGGGTTGTCACAGTACGGCAAAGCCTGCCGGTCCTTTCGAATGTCCTCATTGAGACGGATGGCTCTTTGGTGCGGATAAGTGGTACGGACTTAGAATTAGCGGTCTCTGCCAATGTCCCTGCCCAAATACAGCAAGAGGGCGCTTTTACTGTCCCGGCAAAGGTATTCCAGGAATTTGTGCATCAGAACCCAGATGACGAGCTTCTCTTTAGATTAGAGGGGAATGAGTTGGTGTGTAGCGGCTCTAAGGTAGAGGCGCGTCTGGCAGGAATTGATCCTGAGGAATACCCAGCCCTACCTAAGGTGGAAGAGAAGCAGAAAATCCTCCTCCCTGCCTCTAGGTTTGCTGACGCGGTGCGCCAGGTGGTAATTGCGTGTGCTACAGACCCGGCGCGCCCAGTGCTTACGGGTATCCTCTTAACTCTTAATGAGAGTTCTGCCACCCTTGCGGCCACCGATAGCTTCCGCCTTGTGGAGAAAGTAATTGAGATACTTCCTGTTGGATCTCCTCAACAACTGTTGATTCCGGGACGAAGCATTCAGGAGGTGGTGCGAGTACTTGCGCAGTTCCCACTGGAAGAAAGTATTGAATTGGTACTTGGTGACCAGCAAATTATCTTCAAAATTGGGGGCGTCGAGGTGTACTCCCGCCTTTTGCAGGGGAAGTTTCCTCCCTATCAGTCCATTATTCCCACTACGTTTGTGGCTCAGGCAGATGTGCCGACTGCGGAACTTATTCAGGCACTGCGCCTCGCCACAATTTTTTCCACCGCCGGAATTGCCAATATTATGTTGGAAATTGATGCTGCGGGCACCCTGATACTTTCCAGTTACGGCTCTCAAAGGGGGAATGCAAAGAATACCCTCTATGCCGTGGTTAAGGAGGGCTTTACACCGATTAAAGCAGCTTTTAATGCTCGGTTCCTTTTGGATGCCGCTGGCGCTACCGGAACAGACCTAGTACAGCTCCGCTTCAGTGGATCTACCTCGCCCCTCGTTATAGGAACAGAAGATCAGCAGTACCTGCAGCTCGTCATGCCTATTCGGTTGGATTAGGGGTGAAAATTGCATGATTGAAGAGCTACAGCTGCAGAATTTCCGTAATCACACCGACCTGTCGGTGAAGTTTGGGCATCAAACAGTGTTGGTGGGCCCAAACGGAGCGGGGAAGACTAATATTTTAGAGGCTGTCTCACTTCTCTCTCTCACAACCTCCTGGCGGGCCGGAAAAGATAGTGAAGTAGTTAGTTGGGATGCACCCTTTGCTCGCATTGTGAGTGGTGACAAAGAGATGGTTATTCAACGCAAGCCATACTACAAGCGCATTCGGATAGATGGGCTCAGTAAAAGGGTGGGGGAGGTTGTAGGTACGATGCCAACTGTCCTCTTCCAACCCGATGACAGCCAGCTGATTACGGGCAGCCCAAGTTATAGGCGCAACGCCCTCGACCGCTTGCTTGCCCAGTCTGTACCTGGTTACCTTACTTCCTTGAGTCGTTTACAGCGTGTGTTAAAGCAGCGTAATAAACTCCTTAAGCAGATTCAGGAGCGCGAGGCGCAAATCGAGGAGCTTGCGTACTGGGATGAGCAATTGGCTGCCGAAACTGCCATAATCCGGGCTGCCCGATCAGAAGCGGTACCGGCTTTTGCGGCTACGGTTACAGACAAGTTTGCTGAACTTATTTCAGACGTCCCACCGGTTACCATCCAATACGACCAAAGTCCCCGCCACGCCGCCACAGAAGAGACCATCCTCCATCATCTCCAGGAGAACCATTACAAAGAAATAGGGGCGGGCGTTACTTTATATGGCCCGCAGCGTGAAGATATTACTTTTATGTGGGGTGAGCACCCAGCAGCCGAGGGAATGTCCCGTGGCCAGATTAGGGCACTTGTCCTAGCCTTTAAATTGGCGGAAGTGTGCCACGTAGAGGTGAGTACGGGTGCCTCACCAATCCTTCTCTTGGACGATGTCTACTCTGAATTTGACCAGGAGCGACGCAAGGCAGTCACAAAACTGACAGAAGAGTACCAGTCTATTCTTACAACTACAGATGTAGAAAAGGGGTATAAGGGCGAGGTTATCGAGCTTTAGCTTGTGAGTTAGGGACGTATTTGTTACCTTGCGAGGTAACAATCAAGGTGATTCCTTGAGGAGGTACATCAATGCGTTGGGTTGTTTGTGTGGCGCTGTTCTGTTCGGCGTTCATATTGGGTGTATGGGGTTGGAGTGCGGGGCCTGATGAGTGGTACGTTTCAGTCTTAGGATATATAGGTGCCTTGGGAGCGGTATTCCTTGCGTTCCAGGCTCTTGACCATGCTAAGGCTCAATCGGATCCACCGAGACGAAAGTCGGACTACACTAGCAAGA
Coding sequences within:
- the dnaN gene encoding DNA polymerase III subunit beta; translation: MKFTCSREDLDKYLQHVGRVVTVRQSLPVLSNVLIETDGSLVRISGTDLELAVSANVPAQIQQEGAFTVPAKVFQEFVHQNPDDELLFRLEGNELVCSGSKVEARLAGIDPEEYPALPKVEEKQKILLPASRFADAVRQVVIACATDPARPVLTGILLTLNESSATLAATDSFRLVEKVIEILPVGSPQQLLIPGRSIQEVVRVLAQFPLEESIELVLGDQQIIFKIGGVEVYSRLLQGKFPPYQSIIPTTFVAQADVPTAELIQALRLATIFSTAGIANIMLEIDAAGTLILSSYGSQRGNAKNTLYAVVKEGFTPIKAAFNARFLLDAAGATGTDLVQLRFSGSTSPLVIGTEDQQYLQLVMPIRLD
- a CDS encoding DNA replication/repair protein RecF, giving the protein MIEELQLQNFRNHTDLSVKFGHQTVLVGPNGAGKTNILEAVSLLSLTTSWRAGKDSEVVSWDAPFARIVSGDKEMVIQRKPYYKRIRIDGLSKRVGEVVGTMPTVLFQPDDSQLITGSPSYRRNALDRLLAQSVPGYLTSLSRLQRVLKQRNKLLKQIQEREAQIEELAYWDEQLAAETAIIRAARSEAVPAFAATVTDKFAELISDVPPVTIQYDQSPRHAATEETILHHLQENHYKEIGAGVTLYGPQREDITFMWGEHPAAEGMSRGQIRALVLAFKLAEVCHVEVSTGASPILLLDDVYSEFDQERRKAVTKLTEEYQSILTTTDVEKGYKGEVIEL